In Xylanibacter ruminicola 23, a single genomic region encodes these proteins:
- a CDS encoding co-chaperone GroES, which translates to MNIKPLADRVLVLPAPAEEKIGGIIIPDTAKEKPLHGTIKAVGQGTKDEAMILKEGDEVLYGKYSGTELEFEGTKYLMMRQSDVLAIIEK; encoded by the coding sequence ATGAACATCAAACCATTAGCAGACCGTGTGTTGGTATTGCCAGCACCTGCAGAAGAGAAGATTGGCGGTATTATCATTCCCGACACCGCAAAAGAGAAGCCACTCCACGGAACCATCAAGGCCGTAGGTCAGGGCACAAAGGATGAGGCTATGATTCTGAAAGAGGGCGACGAGGTGCTCTATGGTAAGTATAGTGGCACAGAGCTTGAGTTCGAGGGAACCAAGTATTTGATGATGCGCCAGAGCGACGTCTTGGCGATTATTGAAAAATAA
- the groL gene encoding chaperonin GroEL (60 kDa chaperone family; promotes refolding of misfolded polypeptides especially under stressful conditions; forms two stacked rings of heptamers to form a barrel-shaped 14mer; ends can be capped by GroES; misfolded proteins enter the barrel where they are refolded when GroES binds) has translation MAKDIKFNIEARDAMKQGVDQLANAVKVTLGPKGRNVVIEKKFGAPQITKDGVSVAKEIELEDKFENTGAQLVKSVASKTGDDAGDGTTTATILAQAIVSEGLKNVTAGANPMDLKRGIDKAVKAVTEHIAKSAEQVGDNYDKIEQVATVSANNDKEIGELLAEAMRKVSKDGVITIEESKSRDTHIGVVEGMQFDRGYLSAYFITDSEKMECVMENPYILIYDKKISNIKDFLPILQPAAESGRPLLVIAEDVDSEALTTLVVNRLRGGLKICAVKAPGFGDRRKAMLEDIATLTGGVVISEEKGLKLEQATLEMLGTCDKVTVSKDNTTIVNGAGDKQAIQDRIAQIKKEIENTTSSYDKEKLQERLAKLAGGVAVLYVGANSEVEMKEKKDRVDDALCATRAAIEEGVVAGGGTTYIRAQEALKNVKGDNADEQTGINIICRAIEEPLRQIVTNAGGEGAVVVQKVREGKGDFGYNARLDKYEDLREAGVIDPAKVARVALENAASIAGMFLTTECIICDKPEKEPAMPMAGAPGMGGMM, from the coding sequence ATGGCAAAAGATATCAAATTCAATATTGAGGCCCGCGATGCTATGAAGCAGGGTGTGGACCAGTTGGCAAATGCAGTAAAGGTAACACTTGGTCCTAAGGGCCGCAACGTGGTTATCGAGAAGAAGTTCGGTGCTCCTCAGATCACTAAGGATGGTGTATCTGTAGCTAAGGAGATTGAGCTCGAGGATAAGTTCGAGAACACAGGTGCTCAGCTCGTTAAGAGCGTAGCTTCAAAGACTGGCGACGACGCTGGTGACGGTACAACTACAGCTACCATCCTGGCTCAGGCTATCGTATCAGAGGGCTTGAAGAACGTTACCGCTGGTGCTAACCCCATGGACCTGAAGCGTGGTATCGACAAGGCTGTTAAGGCTGTTACTGAGCACATTGCTAAGAGCGCCGAGCAGGTTGGCGACAACTACGATAAGATCGAGCAGGTAGCTACCGTATCTGCCAACAACGATAAGGAGATTGGTGAGCTGCTGGCCGAGGCTATGCGTAAGGTATCTAAGGATGGTGTGATCACTATCGAGGAGAGCAAGAGCCGCGACACACACATTGGTGTAGTTGAGGGTATGCAGTTCGATCGTGGTTACCTGTCAGCTTACTTCATCACCGATAGCGAGAAGATGGAGTGCGTGATGGAGAACCCATACATCCTGATTTACGATAAGAAGATTTCAAACATCAAGGATTTCCTGCCTATTTTGCAGCCTGCTGCCGAGAGCGGACGCCCCTTGCTGGTAATCGCCGAGGATGTTGATTCTGAGGCTCTTACCACACTGGTAGTAAACCGTCTGCGTGGTGGTCTGAAGATCTGTGCTGTTAAGGCTCCTGGCTTTGGCGATCGCCGTAAGGCCATGCTCGAGGATATCGCTACACTTACTGGTGGCGTAGTTATCAGCGAGGAGAAGGGCTTGAAGCTTGAGCAGGCTACACTCGAGATGCTGGGTACTTGCGATAAGGTAACCGTAAGCAAGGATAACACCACTATCGTTAACGGTGCTGGCGACAAGCAGGCCATTCAGGATCGTATCGCTCAGATTAAGAAGGAGATCGAGAATACAACCTCGTCTTACGATAAGGAGAAGCTGCAGGAGCGCCTGGCTAAGTTGGCTGGTGGCGTAGCAGTACTCTACGTAGGTGCTAACTCTGAGGTTGAGATGAAGGAGAAGAAGGATCGTGTCGACGATGCTCTCTGCGCTACCCGTGCTGCCATCGAGGAAGGTGTTGTAGCTGGTGGTGGTACAACCTACATCCGCGCTCAGGAGGCTCTGAAGAACGTGAAGGGCGACAATGCCGACGAGCAGACAGGTATCAACATCATCTGCCGTGCTATCGAGGAGCCTCTGCGCCAGATTGTTACCAACGCTGGTGGCGAGGGTGCCGTAGTAGTTCAGAAGGTTCGCGAGGGTAAGGGCGACTTCGGTTACAATGCCCGTCTCGACAAGTACGAGGATCTGCGCGAGGCAGGAGTTATCGATCCTGCTAAGGTGGCCCGTGTTGCACTCGAGAATGCCGCTTCAATCGCCGGTATGTTCCTTACTACCGAGTGCATTATTTGCGACAAACCCGAGAAGGAGCCCGCTATGCCAATGGCAGGTGCACCAGGCATGGGTGGCATGATGTAA
- the sppA gene encoding signal peptide peptidase SppA, with product MKQFLKMTLATICGVVILSLITGLFFVISLVGMVASDSAATKVKENSVFVLKLSGSVNERSEEGTPFDDFLGLGDTGSMGLDDLIASIRKAKDNDDIKGIYIQGGSAGFDSPATAQQLRDALKDFKTSGKWIVAYANNYSQASYYVATVADKIYLNGQGSVDLRGLGGKSEYYKGLYDKLGIKYQVAKVGKYKSYVESNTLTGMSDYDREQRQAYLGGIWKYWLKEMAEGRKVKADELDKLVNDSLLAFTPAEQLIKSKLVDKVLFPEEIKAEIKNRLKLGKNDEINQLTLSDMLNVKSKQKENGGKIAVYYAYGSIVDSEAMNMLEGGGHCIVGKTVADDLRKLADDDDVKAVVFRVNSGGGSAVASEYIRHAVKLIKAKKPVVVSMGGAAASGGYWISSPANYIIAEPTTITGSIGIFGLIPNVSGLVTDKLGITFDGVKTHQFAGYETELVAGKDTQEIMRQMQNYINRGYQNFLNVVAEGRGLKPEQVNEIGQGRVWLASDALGIKLVDKLGSLDDAVKKAAELAKLQEYHTAAYPAEPGWFEKLMNKEPKGSYLDGQIRELLGDAYLPLMQIRNDLKNNSRMQARMLDDIRVK from the coding sequence ATGAAGCAATTCCTGAAAATGACATTGGCCACTATCTGTGGTGTTGTTATCCTCAGTCTGATTACCGGACTGTTCTTCGTTATTTCTTTGGTAGGCATGGTTGCCAGCGATTCGGCTGCAACTAAGGTCAAGGAAAACTCTGTGTTCGTGCTTAAACTCAGTGGTTCTGTCAACGAGCGTTCTGAAGAGGGTACACCGTTCGACGATTTCTTAGGCTTAGGCGATACAGGCTCTATGGGTCTCGACGATCTCATTGCCAGCATCCGCAAGGCTAAGGACAACGATGATATCAAGGGTATCTATATCCAGGGTGGTTCGGCTGGCTTCGATAGCCCTGCCACAGCCCAGCAGCTGCGCGATGCACTCAAGGACTTCAAGACCAGCGGCAAGTGGATTGTGGCTTATGCCAATAACTACTCACAGGCCTCGTATTATGTAGCTACCGTTGCCGATAAGATCTACCTTAATGGTCAGGGCTCGGTAGATCTGCGCGGTCTGGGTGGTAAGAGCGAGTATTATAAGGGATTGTACGATAAGCTTGGCATCAAGTACCAGGTGGCCAAGGTTGGAAAATATAAGAGCTATGTAGAGAGCAACACCCTTACTGGCATGAGCGATTACGATCGCGAGCAGCGCCAGGCCTACCTGGGTGGTATCTGGAAGTACTGGCTCAAGGAGATGGCCGAGGGCCGTAAGGTTAAGGCCGACGAGCTCGACAAGCTGGTTAACGATAGCCTGCTGGCATTCACACCTGCCGAGCAGCTCATCAAGAGCAAGCTGGTTGATAAGGTGCTCTTCCCCGAGGAGATAAAGGCCGAGATTAAAAACCGCCTCAAGCTGGGTAAGAACGATGAGATTAACCAGCTTACCCTGAGCGACATGCTCAACGTAAAGAGCAAGCAGAAGGAGAATGGCGGTAAGATTGCTGTTTACTATGCCTATGGTAGCATTGTAGATAGCGAGGCCATGAACATGCTCGAAGGCGGTGGTCACTGCATTGTAGGTAAGACCGTAGCCGACGACCTGCGCAAGCTGGCCGACGACGATGATGTGAAAGCCGTTGTGTTCCGTGTAAACTCAGGTGGTGGTAGCGCTGTGGCTTCCGAGTATATCCGCCATGCCGTTAAGCTCATCAAGGCCAAGAAGCCCGTTGTAGTATCTATGGGTGGTGCAGCCGCCTCGGGTGGTTACTGGATTAGCTCACCTGCCAACTATATCATTGCCGAGCCTACCACTATCACTGGTAGTATTGGTATCTTCGGTCTGATTCCTAACGTCAGCGGTCTGGTTACCGATAAGTTGGGCATCACCTTCGATGGCGTGAAGACCCACCAGTTTGCCGGTTACGAAACCGAGCTGGTAGCAGGTAAGGACACCCAGGAGATTATGCGCCAGATGCAGAACTACATCAATCGTGGTTATCAGAATTTCCTGAATGTAGTAGCCGAGGGTCGTGGTCTTAAGCCCGAGCAGGTTAACGAGATAGGTCAGGGCCGTGTATGGCTGGCCAGCGATGCCCTTGGCATCAAGCTGGTTGACAAGCTGGGTAGCTTGGACGATGCTGTTAAGAAGGCTGCCGAGCTGGCTAAGCTTCAGGAGTATCACACCGCCGCTTATCCTGCCGAGCCAGGATGGTTCGAGAAGCTCATGAACAAGGAGCCTAAGGGTTCATACCTCGATGGTCAGATTCGCGAGCTGTTGGGCGATGCCTATCTGCCACTCATGCAGATTCGCAACGATCTCAAGAACAATAGTCGTATGCAGGCACGTATGCTCGACGACATTCGTGTGAAGTAA
- the lpxK gene encoding tetraacyldisaccharide 4'-kinase gives MEGDFIKINNKLLGLAWFYGLGVGIRNLLFEMGILKSRSFSTPVISVGNITVGGTGKTPHVEYLIRLLKGKHNVAVLSRGYKRKSSGFVLSDKDTPMPMIGDEPFQMKQKFPDITVAVDRKRTRGISKLTADESGLDIDVVLLDDAFQHRYVKPGINILLVDYHRLVIYDRLLPAGRLREPVKAKDRADIVIITKCPKDLKPMEFRVITKAMNLYPYQQLFFSTLEYDAPRPVFTNEPNMAPVDSLEALAGKNILLLTGIASPEQLMHDLQQYHSQITPLTFGDHHDFKRKDILAINETFAQLPEPRLVLTTEKDATRLMVVDGLTDDVKRHLYALPLRIAIMQGQQKEFNQKILGYVYKNSRNSILAKRKDDHKSQNSDSTGDRPRTISFRNN, from the coding sequence TTGGAAGGCGATTTCATCAAAATCAATAATAAGCTGCTGGGCCTGGCCTGGTTCTATGGTCTGGGCGTGGGTATCAGGAATCTGCTGTTCGAGATGGGCATCTTGAAGAGCCGTTCCTTCAGTACCCCCGTTATCTCTGTGGGCAATATCACTGTGGGTGGAACAGGCAAGACCCCACATGTTGAGTATCTTATCCGGTTGCTGAAGGGCAAGCATAACGTGGCTGTGCTCAGTCGTGGCTACAAGCGTAAAAGCAGCGGGTTTGTGCTCTCCGATAAGGATACCCCCATGCCTATGATAGGCGACGAGCCATTCCAGATGAAACAGAAGTTTCCCGATATCACTGTGGCTGTAGATCGCAAGCGCACCCGTGGTATCAGCAAGCTCACTGCCGACGAGAGCGGGTTGGATATCGATGTGGTGCTGCTCGACGATGCTTTCCAGCACCGTTATGTCAAGCCCGGTATCAACATCCTGCTGGTAGATTACCATCGCCTGGTTATCTACGATCGCCTGCTGCCTGCCGGTCGTTTGCGCGAACCCGTCAAGGCTAAGGACAGAGCCGACATCGTGATTATCACCAAGTGCCCCAAGGACCTCAAACCCATGGAGTTCCGTGTCATCACCAAGGCTATGAATCTGTATCCCTATCAGCAGCTGTTCTTCTCAACCTTAGAGTACGATGCCCCGCGCCCCGTATTTACCAACGAGCCCAATATGGCTCCCGTGGATAGCTTAGAGGCGCTAGCAGGCAAGAATATTCTGCTCCTTACAGGCATTGCCTCGCCCGAGCAGTTGATGCACGATCTGCAGCAGTATCACTCGCAGATTACACCTCTCACCTTTGGCGATCATCACGACTTCAAACGTAAGGATATCCTGGCCATCAACGAGACCTTTGCCCAGCTGCCTGAACCGCGACTGGTGCTTACCACCGAAAAGGATGCCACGCGCCTGATGGTGGTTGATGGACTTACCGACGACGTGAAGCGCCATCTTTATGCGTTACCGCTGCGTATTGCTATCATGCAAGGCCAGCAAAAAGAGTTTAATCAAAAAATTTTAGGATATGTATACAAAAATTCAAGAAACAGCATCCTGGCTAAAAGAAAGGATGACCACAAGTCCCAAAACAGCGATAGTACTGGGGACAGGCCTCGGACAATTAGCTTCAGAAATAACTGA
- a CDS encoding purine-nucleoside phosphorylase, giving the protein MYTKIQETASWLKERMTTSPKTAIVLGTGLGQLASEITDTYEFPYQDIPNFPVSTVEGHKGKLIFGKLGGVDIMAMQGRFHFYEGYSMKDVTFPVRVMYELGITTLYVSNAAGGMNPQFKIGDLMIITDHINLFPEHPLRGKNFPTGPRFPDMHETYDHNLIAEADSIANDLNIPVQHGVYVGVQGPTFETPAEYKMYRIFGGDAVGMSTVPEVIVAHHCGIKTFGISVITDLGGFDVPVEVSHEEVQEAANMAQPKMTAIMREMIIRAERIQAHNQDKFNTDHPTEGWK; this is encoded by the coding sequence ATGTATACAAAAATTCAAGAAACAGCATCCTGGCTAAAAGAAAGGATGACCACAAGTCCCAAAACAGCGATAGTACTGGGGACAGGCCTCGGACAATTAGCTTCAGAAATAACTGATACTTACGAGTTTCCTTATCAAGATATACCCAACTTCCCTGTGTCAACCGTCGAGGGTCACAAGGGTAAGCTCATTTTTGGTAAGTTAGGTGGTGTCGACATCATGGCCATGCAGGGCCGTTTCCACTTCTACGAGGGCTACTCTATGAAGGATGTCACCTTCCCCGTTCGCGTCATGTACGAGCTGGGCATCACCACCCTGTATGTGTCGAACGCAGCAGGCGGTATGAACCCCCAGTTTAAGATTGGCGACCTGATGATTATCACCGATCACATCAATCTCTTCCCCGAGCATCCGCTGCGTGGTAAGAACTTCCCCACAGGTCCCCGATTCCCAGATATGCACGAAACCTACGATCACAACCTCATTGCCGAGGCCGACAGCATCGCCAACGATCTTAATATCCCCGTGCAGCATGGTGTGTATGTAGGCGTTCAGGGCCCCACCTTCGAGACCCCTGCCGAATATAAGATGTATCGCATCTTTGGTGGCGATGCTGTAGGTATGAGTACCGTACCCGAGGTAATCGTAGCCCACCACTGTGGCATCAAAACCTTTGGTATCTCGGTCATCACCGACCTGGGTGGCTTCGACGTGCCCGTCGAGGTAAGTCACGAGGAGGTGCAGGAGGCTGCCAACATGGCACAGCCCAAGATGACTGCCATTATGCGCGAGATGATTATCCGAGCCGAGCGTATCCAGGCTCACAACCAAGACAAGTTTAATACCGATCACCCAACTGAAGGATGGAAATAG
- the thiL gene encoding thiamine-phosphate kinase: MEIAKLGEFGLIDRLTKDIEIKNASTVKGVGDDCAVLSYPDKQVLVTTDMLMEGVHFDLTYIDLKHLGYKSAMVNISDIFAMNGTPRQLTVSLAISKRFSVEDIEEFYSGLRLACDKWNVDVVGGDTTSSYTGMAISITCIGEAAKEEIVYRNGAKDTDLVCVSGDLGAAYMGLQLLEREKNVYYGQINDLQKKIAEAKAAGNDAKLSTLNSQLSALKDFQPDFSGKEYLLQRQLQTEARGDIIQKLREAGIRPTAMMDISDGLSSELMHICKQSGVGCRIYEKNIPIDYQTAVMAEEMNMNVTTCAMNGGEDYELLFTVPIGDHEKIQQIDGIKLIGHITDAKFGQILVTRDNQEFALKAQGWNPLA; the protein is encoded by the coding sequence ATGGAAATAGCAAAATTAGGAGAATTCGGTCTTATCGACCGTTTAACAAAGGATATCGAAATCAAGAACGCCAGCACCGTAAAAGGTGTTGGCGATGATTGCGCCGTACTCAGCTACCCCGATAAGCAGGTACTCGTTACCACCGATATGCTGATGGAGGGCGTACACTTCGACCTTACTTATATCGACCTCAAGCACCTGGGCTACAAGTCGGCCATGGTAAACATCAGCGATATCTTCGCCATGAACGGCACACCCCGTCAGCTCACCGTTTCGCTCGCCATCAGCAAGCGTTTCAGTGTCGAGGATATCGAGGAGTTCTACAGCGGACTGCGCCTGGCCTGCGATAAGTGGAATGTAGATGTGGTTGGTGGCGACACCACCTCATCCTATACCGGCATGGCCATCAGCATCACCTGTATTGGCGAGGCTGCCAAGGAGGAGATTGTGTACCGCAATGGCGCCAAGGATACCGACCTGGTATGCGTAAGTGGCGACCTGGGTGCAGCCTATATGGGCCTGCAGCTCCTTGAGCGCGAAAAGAACGTTTACTACGGTCAGATAAACGATCTGCAAAAGAAGATAGCTGAGGCCAAAGCCGCCGGCAACGATGCAAAACTGTCAACTCTCAACTCTCAGCTGTCAGCTCTCAAGGATTTCCAGCCCGATTTCAGTGGTAAGGAGTATCTGTTGCAGCGCCAGTTGCAGACCGAGGCCCGTGGCGATATCATTCAGAAGCTGCGCGAGGCAGGCATCCGTCCTACCGCTATGATGGACATCAGCGATGGCCTCTCAAGCGAACTCATGCACATCTGTAAGCAGAGTGGGGTAGGCTGCCGTATCTACGAAAAGAATATTCCTATCGACTATCAGACAGCCGTAATGGCCGAAGAAATGAACATGAACGTTACTACTTGCGCCATGAATGGTGGCGAAGATTACGAATTATTGTTCACCGTTCCCATCGGCGATCACGAGAAGATTCAGCAGATTGATGGCATTAAACTCATTGGTCACATTACCGACGCAAAATTCGGTCAAATACTCGTAACCCGTGATAATCAGGAGTTTGCGTTAAAAGCACAAGGCTGGAACCCTTTGGCATGA
- the coaW gene encoding type II pantothenate kinase — MGIVIGIDVGISTTKIVGIKNGKVSAPISITAADPITSLFGAFGKYLHDNDINLQDVDQVMLTGVGAAYIDQPIYGLPTAKSQEFVADGLGARFESKLDHTIVVSMGTGTSFVRCDGNDMRHIGGIGVGGGTLAGLARIMLNTSDIKQVATMAKHGNIRNIDLTIGDISAIPVPGLTMDTTASNFANAQSDASKEDIAAGLIHMVLQSIGSAAWLASIGSDIRDFVLIGNLSLLPQCKEVFPALETLYNIRFHIPKYSQYCTAIGAALDYTANHK; from the coding sequence ATGGGCATAGTTATTGGTATCGATGTTGGTATTTCAACTACAAAGATTGTTGGAATCAAGAATGGCAAGGTGTCAGCTCCAATCAGCATCACCGCTGCCGATCCTATCACGTCACTTTTCGGAGCCTTTGGCAAGTATCTGCACGATAATGATATCAATCTGCAGGATGTCGATCAGGTGATGCTCACAGGCGTAGGTGCTGCTTATATCGATCAGCCCATCTACGGATTGCCCACCGCCAAGAGTCAGGAGTTCGTTGCCGATGGTCTGGGCGCCCGTTTCGAGTCAAAGCTCGATCACACCATCGTTGTGTCAATGGGTACTGGTACCTCGTTTGTGCGCTGCGATGGCAACGATATGCGCCATATTGGCGGTATTGGCGTGGGTGGTGGTACCTTGGCAGGCTTAGCCCGCATTATGCTCAACACCAGCGATATCAAGCAGGTGGCCACCATGGCCAAGCACGGTAACATTCGTAATATCGACCTTACCATTGGCGATATCAGCGCCATCCCCGTGCCAGGACTCACCATGGATACCACTGCCAGTAACTTTGCCAACGCCCAGAGCGATGCCTCAAAGGAGGATATTGCCGCAGGATTGATCCATATGGTACTGCAGTCGATAGGCTCAGCCGCCTGGCTCGCCTCTATAGGCAGCGATATACGCGATTTCGTGCTCATAGGCAACCTCTCGCTGCTTCCCCAGTGTAAAGAGGTGTTCCCCGCCTTAGAAACGCTTTACAACATCCGTTTCCACATCCCCAAGTACTCGCAGTATTGCACCGCCATCGGCGCCGCCCTCGATTACACCGCCAACCACAAATAA
- a CDS encoding GNAT family N-acetyltransferase, translated as MIEIKNAIKEQNKDIARLIMMAMTDECCKFFCGEGYGLDDFYRMMCHLVERDDSQYSYKNTLVAMDGKQVVGVSVSYDGSRLHELRCAFIEAAKTYIGKDHTGMDDETQAGELYLDSLAVLPAYRRQGIAQQLLMATRERGYLLHLPRVGLLVDKGNPDGEALYTKVGFEYLDDNLWGGHPMKHLIISTAPCDMH; from the coding sequence ATGATAGAGATTAAGAACGCGATAAAGGAACAGAACAAGGATATTGCCCGACTGATAATGATGGCAATGACAGACGAGTGTTGTAAGTTTTTCTGTGGCGAGGGCTACGGATTGGACGACTTTTACCGGATGATGTGCCACCTCGTAGAACGTGATGACTCGCAGTACAGTTACAAGAACACGCTGGTGGCGATGGACGGTAAGCAGGTGGTAGGCGTATCGGTAAGCTACGATGGAAGCCGCCTGCACGAGTTGCGGTGTGCTTTTATCGAGGCCGCCAAGACGTACATCGGTAAGGATCATACTGGTATGGACGATGAGACACAGGCTGGCGAGCTCTATCTCGACTCGCTGGCCGTGCTACCAGCCTATCGTAGGCAGGGTATAGCCCAGCAGTTACTGATGGCCACCAGGGAACGAGGCTACCTGTTACACCTGCCCAGAGTGGGACTGCTGGTTGATAAAGGCAATCCCGACGGTGAGGCACTCTATACCAAAGTGGGATTCGAGTACCTTGACGACAATCTATGGGGCGGTCACCCCATGAAACACCTGATAATCAGTACTGCTCCTTGTGATATGCACTAA
- a CDS encoding condensation domain-containing protein — translation MKENITYPLNAIQWECYEEFMQAPELTQHNVTLCMPFERSSAQRFQRAMQRMLDEQRYLHIHLVRQGDDIMICEDWQMPNNVHYYRMSDAEWEAAEPTFTKPFDIFNEACVHLSLVETDSKCYVVMENHHLFFDGISQRALWNAFEEALQGKPLYQQGDIAAEITRQEIASYDSDAYRRAREYYLKKFEGLQVTDFCRETDNPLGPAISSHPMVSATIIDEGCQRIGQTPTTVFYAAYALALAYMSGERRVAFYTFNHGRGDRRLTDHVYGHYLTSLPIMIDTDPGQTVTELLSQTRRELFCSMRYRIYPEYHLLREIGLDDGAEMGYNASTISEYINIDGKLWNTYHIDPSLTGEHSSTYVTRRDDLYEVFTDCSSALYTQQQIDTLSEITGQMALRLVGNQEETISNIIFYKK, via the coding sequence ATGAAAGAAAATATTACTTACCCATTGAACGCCATACAGTGGGAGTGCTATGAGGAATTTATGCAAGCCCCAGAGTTGACGCAGCACAACGTTACATTATGTATGCCCTTCGAACGCTCGTCAGCACAGCGTTTTCAGCGAGCCATGCAGCGGATGCTGGATGAGCAGCGTTACCTGCATATACATCTAGTTCGCCAGGGTGACGACATCATGATTTGTGAGGACTGGCAGATGCCCAACAACGTGCATTACTATCGCATGAGCGATGCGGAATGGGAGGCTGCAGAACCCACGTTTACAAAACCCTTCGACATATTCAACGAGGCCTGCGTTCACCTCTCTCTGGTAGAGACCGACAGTAAGTGCTACGTTGTCATGGAAAACCATCACCTTTTCTTCGACGGTATATCTCAAAGAGCACTGTGGAATGCTTTTGAAGAAGCGCTGCAGGGCAAGCCCCTCTATCAGCAGGGAGACATTGCCGCAGAAATAACACGTCAGGAAATCGCCAGCTACGACAGCGATGCCTATCGCCGTGCCAGGGAATACTATTTGAAGAAGTTCGAGGGCCTACAAGTGACTGATTTTTGTCGTGAGACCGACAACCCATTGGGACCTGCCATTAGTTCGCACCCCATGGTGTCGGCCACTATCATCGATGAAGGCTGTCAACGCATAGGTCAAACGCCCACCACTGTTTTCTATGCTGCCTATGCCTTGGCATTAGCCTATATGTCGGGCGAGAGGCGTGTGGCTTTCTACACCTTTAATCATGGGCGCGGCGACCGGCGACTCACCGACCATGTCTATGGTCACTACTTAACCAGTCTGCCTATCATGATCGATACAGATCCAGGTCAGACCGTGACCGAACTGCTTAGCCAGACACGCAGAGAGTTATTCTGTTCCATGCGCTACCGCATCTACCCTGAATATCATCTGCTGCGCGAAATTGGTCTCGACGATGGTGCGGAGATGGGGTATAATGCCAGCACTATCTCAGAATATATCAATATCGACGGCAAACTGTGGAACACCTATCATATAGATCCATCGCTCACAGGCGAGCACTCATCTACCTACGTCACACGTCGTGACGATCTATACGAGGTATTTACTGATTGTAGCAGTGCCCTATATACTCAACAACAGATCGACACCTTGTCGGAAATAACCGGCCAGATGGCACTCCGACTTGTAGGCAACCAAGAAGAAACTATAAGTAATATTATATTCTATAAGAAATGA